From a region of the Butyrivibrio sp. AE3004 genome:
- the aguA gene encoding agmatine deiminase produces the protein MTLNSYPINDGFSMPAEYDLHKGTLMIWPSRPGSWGKDPIKAQVAFCNVYSEILKSENLYVIADEENYEHAIGFIKQNVKNIKKIVELSRESFDKPDLDEILDEGVLYLIKKETDDSWARDVGPTFVRNNSGEIRGIDWKFNAWGGEVDGLYKNWDKDDKVANTFCSLIKKDCYDAHPFVLEGGSIHSDGEGTIMVTESCLLSKGRNPDLTKNEIEENLKKYLGAEKVLWLPCGIYNDETNEHVDNVCAFTAPGEVVLAWTDNTSDPQYDMSSKNYEYLIKEKDARGRHLKIHKLPIPDHPVCCTKEDIDNYIFEDGEDEREVGERLAASYVNFYFTNTEILVPAFGGINKDSDERAVKILSEICKNRKIVRIDAGAILLGGGNIHCITQQIPANISNMHRKIISFE, from the coding sequence ATGACATTAAACAGCTATCCGATTAATGACGGATTTAGCATGCCTGCTGAATATGATCTTCACAAAGGAACACTGATGATTTGGCCCAGTCGCCCCGGAAGCTGGGGAAAAGATCCGATTAAAGCGCAGGTTGCATTTTGTAATGTTTATTCTGAAATATTAAAAAGTGAAAATCTTTATGTTATTGCAGATGAAGAAAATTATGAACATGCTATAGGCTTTATAAAACAAAATGTAAAGAATATAAAAAAAATTGTGGAATTAAGCAGGGAATCTTTTGATAAACCGGATTTAGATGAAATATTGGATGAGGGAGTTCTTTATCTTATAAAAAAGGAGACTGATGATTCCTGGGCAAGAGATGTTGGCCCTACATTTGTAAGAAACAACAGCGGCGAAATAAGAGGCATTGACTGGAAATTCAACGCATGGGGCGGTGAGGTTGACGGTCTTTATAAAAACTGGGATAAAGATGATAAAGTTGCTAATACCTTTTGCTCGCTTATAAAAAAAGATTGTTATGATGCTCATCCTTTTGTACTTGAAGGTGGTTCTATCCACTCCGACGGTGAAGGAACCATTATGGTTACCGAAAGCTGCCTTCTGAGTAAGGGCAGAAATCCTGATCTGACAAAGAATGAAATTGAGGAAAATTTAAAAAAATACCTCGGGGCCGAAAAAGTTTTATGGCTGCCTTGTGGAATTTATAATGATGAGACAAACGAACATGTAGACAATGTTTGCGCCTTTACAGCACCGGGGGAAGTCGTGCTTGCCTGGACCGATAATACGAGCGATCCTCAATATGATATGTCTTCTAAGAATTATGAATATCTCATTAAAGAAAAAGATGCACGCGGAAGACATTTAAAAATCCATAAATTGCCTATTCCGGATCATCCGGTATGTTGCACAAAAGAAGATATTGACAATTATATTTTTGAAGATGGTGAGGATGAGCGCGAAGTTGGCGAAAGACTTGCTGCAAGTTATGTAAATTTTTATTTTACAAATACAGAAATACTAGTTCCTGCTTTCGGTGGAATCAATAAAGATAGCGATGAAAGAGCGGTAAAAATACTTTCAGAAATCTGTAAAAACAGGAAAATTGTTCGGATAGACGCAGGAGCAATTCTTCTTGGAGGCGGTAATATCCATTGTATTACGCAGCAGATACCGGCAAATATTAGTAATATGCATAGAAAAATAATATCCTTTGAATAA
- a CDS encoding ferrous iron transport protein A, producing the protein MTLIDGEKNGVYLVKEMNVEKANYSQRLKSIGVVDGSHIKVINKKERGGLIIQVEKKQIALCHNVASGIIVEFEKKEYPDVM; encoded by the coding sequence ATGACACTTATCGATGGGGAGAAGAACGGAGTTTATCTCGTAAAGGAGATGAATGTCGAAAAAGCGAATTACTCGCAGAGGCTTAAATCTATTGGCGTTGTCGATGGATCTCATATCAAAGTAATAAATAAAAAAGAACGCGGTGGTCTCATAATACAGGTAGAGAAAAAGCAGATAGCTTTATGCCACAATGTTGCATCGGGAATCATTGTTGAATTTGAAAAAAAAGAATATCCGGATGTTATGTAA
- the gltX gene encoding glutamate--tRNA ligase, which produces MSQKIRTRYAPSPTGRMHVGNLRTALYAYLISKHEGGDFILRIEDTDQERYVEGATEIIYRTLEKTGLIHDEGPDKDGGVGPYVQSERQKQGLYLKYAKELVDKGEAYYCFCTPERLATLTQVIDGKEVSVYDKHCLHLSKEEIEKNLAEGKPYVIRQNNPTEGQTTFNDELYGDITVDNSELDDMVLIKSDGYPTYNFANVVDDHLMGITHVVRGNEYISSSPKYNRLYDAFGWEVPKYIHCPLITDEDHHKLSKRSGHSSFEDLIEQGFLAETVVNFVALLGWSPEDNTEIMSLQDLVEKFDYKRINKSPAVFDYTKLRWMNGEYLKKMDDDKFYELALPYMKETIKKDLDLHKIATMIKTRIEIWPDIAEMIDFFEEMPEYDISIYKHKKMKTDEASSLSVLKELLPILEAQEDYSNDALYGKLQEYIKEKEYKNGYVLWPIRIAVSGKAMTPCGATEAMEIIGKDETLKRLRASIAKLEA; this is translated from the coding sequence ATGTCACAAAAGATAAGAACACGTTATGCACCAAGCCCAACCGGCAGAATGCATGTAGGTAACTTAAGAACCGCACTTTATGCTTATCTTATTTCAAAGCATGAAGGCGGTGATTTTATCCTCAGAATTGAGGATACAGATCAGGAGCGCTATGTTGAAGGTGCTACTGAAATTATATACAGAACTCTTGAGAAGACAGGACTTATTCATGATGAAGGTCCTGATAAAGATGGCGGGGTAGGACCTTATGTTCAGAGTGAAAGACAAAAACAGGGTCTTTACCTTAAATATGCTAAGGAACTTGTAGATAAAGGTGAAGCTTATTATTGCTTTTGTACACCTGAGCGACTGGCAACACTGACACAGGTTATTGATGGCAAAGAGGTCAGTGTTTACGATAAGCATTGCCTGCACCTTTCAAAAGAGGAAATAGAGAAAAACCTTGCAGAAGGTAAACCCTATGTAATAAGACAGAATAATCCAACTGAGGGACAGACGACTTTTAATGACGAACTTTATGGTGACATTACTGTAGATAACAGTGAACTTGATGATATGGTACTTATAAAGTCAGATGGTTATCCCACATATAATTTTGCTAATGTTGTAGATGATCATCTCATGGGAATTACTCATGTTGTAAGAGGGAACGAATACATTTCTTCTTCGCCCAAATACAACAGACTTTATGATGCATTTGGTTGGGAAGTACCCAAATATATTCACTGTCCGCTTATTACTGATGAAGATCATCACAAGCTTAGTAAGAGAAGTGGTCATTCTTCCTTTGAAGACCTCATTGAGCAGGGATTTTTAGCTGAAACAGTTGTTAACTTTGTTGCGCTTCTTGGCTGGTCACCTGAAGATAATACCGAAATAATGAGTCTTCAGGACCTTGTTGAAAAATTTGATTACAAGAGAATAAACAAATCACCTGCTGTATTTGATTATACTAAGCTTAGATGGATGAACGGTGAGTACCTCAAAAAGATGGACGATGATAAGTTCTATGAACTTGCTCTTCCTTATATGAAGGAAACCATTAAAAAAGACCTGGATTTACATAAAATAGCAACAATGATTAAAACAAGAATAGAAATCTGGCCTGATATTGCTGAGATGATTGACTTTTTTGAGGAAATGCCCGAATACGATATTTCAATTTATAAGCATAAGAAGATGAAAACCGATGAAGCATCATCGCTTTCTGTATTAAAGGAGCTTCTTCCTATTCTTGAGGCTCAGGAAGATTACAGTAATGATGCTTTATATGGCAAACTTCAGGAATATATAAAAGAAAAAGAGTATAAGAACGGCTATGTACTCTGGCCTATTAGAATTGCTGTTTCAGGTAAAGCCATGACTCCCTGTGGAGCTACCGAAGCTATGGAAATCATCGGAAAGGATGAAACTCTTAAAAGACTTAGAGCTTCTATAGCTAAGCTTGAGGCCTGA
- the aguB gene encoding N-carbamoylputrescine amidase — protein MYKDISSTTVAAIQFACGKEAYHNTEISDEELVRLNIKKADKLVRKAAAQGAQIILLSELFERQYFCQERRYDYYDFATTTEKNPAVQHFRNVCRELSVVIPVSFYEKEGNVLYNSVAMIDADGDVLGVYRKTHIPDDHYYQEKFYFTPGDLGFHVFETAYGRVGIGICWDQWFPETARCLALQGADIILYPTAIGSEPILNVDSSGHWQRTMQGHSAANIIPVVAANRIGTENVIPSEENGGQLSSLVFYGHSFMTDETGDILRQAGNNTEEIIMAVYDFNEIRQNRLSWGLFRDRRPECYKEITD, from the coding sequence ATGTACAAGGACATTTCATCTACAACTGTTGCTGCAATTCAGTTTGCATGCGGTAAAGAAGCTTATCATAATACTGAAATATCTGATGAAGAGCTTGTTCGTCTGAATATAAAAAAAGCTGATAAGCTTGTAAGAAAAGCTGCAGCTCAGGGAGCGCAGATTATTTTATTATCGGAGCTATTTGAAAGGCAGTATTTTTGCCAGGAAAGAAGATATGATTATTATGATTTTGCAACAACGACAGAAAAAAATCCGGCTGTGCAGCATTTCAGAAATGTTTGCAGAGAACTATCTGTAGTAATTCCTGTCAGCTTTTATGAAAAAGAGGGCAATGTTTTATATAATTCTGTTGCAATGATAGATGCAGATGGTGATGTTCTTGGAGTGTACAGAAAGACACATATTCCGGATGATCATTACTATCAGGAAAAATTTTATTTTACTCCGGGAGATTTAGGTTTTCATGTATTTGAAACAGCATATGGCAGAGTAGGTATAGGTATTTGCTGGGACCAGTGGTTCCCTGAGACAGCCAGATGCCTTGCGCTACAAGGTGCTGATATAATACTATATCCGACAGCTATTGGATCTGAACCTATTTTGAATGTGGACAGCTCCGGACATTGGCAAAGAACCATGCAGGGACATTCTGCGGCAAATATTATACCGGTAGTGGCGGCTAACAGAATAGGAACGGAAAATGTAATTCCATCCGAGGAAAACGGTGGTCAGTTGTCATCTCTTGTTTTTTATGGACATAGTTTCATGACAGATGAAACAGGAGATATTTTGAGACAGGCAGGAAATAATACAGAAGAAATTATTATGGCTGTTTATGATTTTAATGAAATAAGACAAAACAGGCTCTCATGGGGGCTTTTCAGAGACAGAAGACCGGAATGCTATAAAGAAATTACTGATTAA
- a CDS encoding saccharopine dehydrogenase family protein, whose product MSRLLVIGCGGVAQVAIQKCAQNSEVFTEMCIASRTVSKCDALKEKLEKAGTSVKITTDTVNADDVEDIKRVINNYKPDAVLNVALPYQDLTIMDACLECKVDYIDTANYEPEDTDDPEWRKIYEKRCKEKGFTAYFDYSWQWAYFDKFKDAGLTALLGTGFDPGVTSVFTAYAKKHYFDEIHYIDIMDCNGGDHGYAFATNFNPEINLREVSANGSYWEDGHWVETKPMEIKREYDFAQVGKKDMYLLHHEEIEALGRNFPEVKRIRFFMTFGQSYLDHMRCLEDVGMLSTSPVMFEGREIVPIQFLKALLPDPASLGPRTVGKTNIGCIFRGIKDGKERIIYIYNVCDHQECYKELGSQAISYTTGVPAMIGTALVVTGKWKKPGVFTTDEFDPDPYMEMLNEYGLPWVVEENPVLID is encoded by the coding sequence ATGAGCAGATTATTAGTTATAGGTTGCGGCGGTGTAGCACAGGTAGCTATACAAAAATGTGCACAGAACAGTGAAGTATTTACAGAAATGTGTATTGCTTCAAGAACTGTTTCCAAATGTGATGCTTTGAAAGAAAAGCTTGAAAAAGCAGGAACTTCTGTGAAAATAACCACAGATACTGTAAATGCCGATGATGTAGAAGATATTAAGAGAGTAATAAACAACTATAAGCCTGATGCGGTACTTAATGTTGCGCTTCCGTATCAGGATCTGACCATTATGGATGCATGCCTTGAGTGTAAGGTTGACTATATTGATACTGCAAACTATGAGCCTGAGGATACAGATGATCCTGAATGGAGAAAAATCTATGAAAAGCGTTGTAAAGAAAAAGGCTTTACAGCATATTTTGATTACAGTTGGCAGTGGGCTTACTTTGACAAATTTAAGGATGCGGGGCTTACAGCACTCCTCGGAACAGGCTTTGATCCCGGTGTAACTTCTGTTTTTACCGCTTACGCAAAAAAACACTATTTTGATGAAATCCATTATATCGATATAATGGATTGTAATGGCGGAGACCATGGTTATGCTTTTGCAACAAATTTCAATCCTGAAATTAATCTCAGAGAAGTTTCAGCGAACGGAAGCTATTGGGAAGATGGTCATTGGGTAGAGACGAAACCAATGGAAATAAAAAGAGAGTACGATTTCGCTCAGGTAGGTAAAAAGGACATGTACCTTTTGCATCATGAAGAAATTGAAGCTCTCGGCAGAAATTTCCCTGAGGTTAAGAGAATTCGATTCTTTATGACATTCGGTCAGAGTTATCTTGATCATATGAGATGTCTTGAGGATGTTGGAATGCTTTCAACAAGCCCTGTTATGTTTGAAGGTCGTGAAATTGTTCCGATACAGTTTTTGAAAGCTTTGCTTCCTGATCCTGCAAGCCTTGGTCCTAGAACCGTTGGTAAAACAAATATAGGTTGTATTTTCCGTGGTATCAAAGACGGAAAAGAACGAATCATCTATATCTACAATGTATGTGATCATCAGGAATGTTATAAAGAACTTGGAAGCCAGGCTATAAGCTATACAACCGGTGTCCCTGCTATGATCGGTACAGCACTGGTTGTTACAGGAAAGTGGAAGAAGCCCGGTGTATTTACTACAGATGAATTCGATCCGGATCCATATATGGAAATGCTTAACGAATATGGACTTCCATGGGTGGTTGAAGAAAATCCTGTTCTGATTGATTGA
- a CDS encoding tRNA threonylcarbamoyladenosine dehydratase, whose translation MESWLSRTELLLGSESINKLKNSHVAIFGVGGVGGYVCEALVRSGVGKFDLIDSDTVALSNLNRQIIALNSTIGRYKTEVMKERMIDINKEVIVNIHNCFYLPENASDFDFSKYDYIVDAVDTVTAKIDIVLKAKECKTPVISAMGAGNKTDPSRFRVSDIYKTSVCPLCRVMRRELKKRNVDHLKVVYSDEEPIKTDAGRTPGSTAFSPSACGLVIASEVVKDLIKG comes from the coding sequence ATGGAATCCTGGTTATCTAGAACAGAGCTTTTATTAGGAAGCGAATCAATAAATAAATTAAAAAACAGTCATGTGGCAATTTTTGGTGTAGGAGGCGTCGGAGGATACGTTTGTGAAGCTCTTGTAAGAAGCGGTGTTGGCAAATTTGACCTTATAGACAGTGATACGGTGGCTTTGAGTAATCTTAACAGGCAGATAATTGCGCTTAACAGTACAATCGGAAGATATAAAACTGAGGTTATGAAGGAAAGAATGATTGATATTAATAAAGAGGTGATTGTTAATATTCATAATTGTTTTTATCTTCCTGAAAATGCTTCCGATTTTGATTTTTCCAAATATGACTACATAGTAGATGCTGTTGATACAGTTACAGCCAAAATTGATATAGTTTTGAAAGCAAAAGAATGCAAAACTCCTGTTATTAGTGCAATGGGAGCTGGAAATAAGACAGATCCAAGCAGATTCAGGGTTTCAGACATATATAAGACCAGCGTTTGTCCGCTTTGCAGGGTTATGAGAAGAGAACTGAAAAAAAGAAATGTTGATCATCTAAAGGTTGTTTATTCAGATGAAGAGCCTATTAAGACCGATGCCGGGAGAACTCCGGGCAGTACAGCATTTTCTCCTTCTGCCTGCGGACTTGTAATTGCCAGTGAGGTTGTAAAAGACTTAATAAAAGGATGA
- a CDS encoding response regulator: protein MRKRILIADDTTFMREMLKSALDKEKYEIVGEATTGQQAVDQYKEKKPDLLILDINMPVMNGIDALTQVMEFDSNANVIMCSDQKQEPMIVLALKKGAKDFVVKPFMASDVMRALKKIFNE, encoded by the coding sequence ATGCGCAAACGAATTCTTATAGCAGATGATACAACATTCATGAGAGAAATGCTGAAATCAGCTCTTGATAAAGAAAAATACGAAATAGTAGGTGAAGCAACCACCGGGCAACAAGCAGTTGATCAGTACAAAGAGAAGAAACCCGATCTTTTAATTCTTGACATCAATATGCCTGTAATGAATGGTATTGATGCATTAACCCAAGTTATGGAATTCGATTCCAATGCAAATGTCATCATGTGTTCCGACCAAAAACAGGAACCAATGATTGTACTTGCATTAAAAAAAGGCGCAAAAGATTTTGTTGTAAAACCATTTATGGCAAGTGATGTTATGCGTGCACTAAAAAAGATTTTTAATGAATAA
- the nspC gene encoding carboxynorspermidine decarboxylase yields the protein MKINDLKTPVYVIDERKLRENCEILNSVEERSGAKILLAQKAFSAYSTYPLIAKYLSGTTASGLFEAKLAYEEFYPEKDKNICNSKPEIHVFEPAFDDDEMEEICRISDHLIFNSINQLEHHRTKWEKAVKSGNLSVGIRVNPEFSTQEGHEIYDPCAPGSRLGIRLCDMPDTLPAGVEGFHFHTLCEQGFEPLKNTFEAFETKFGKYLKDPIHKIKWLNLGGGHHITRNDYDRDGLIELIKYIITNYEVQVYLEPGEAVALDAGYLLTTVMDVINTEAYPVLVLDTSAACHMPDVLEMPYRPPLQNSGDAEEKKYTYRLSSRTCLAGDVIGDYSFDKEICIGDRLTFEDMAIYSMVKNNTFNGMPLPDIAKLKEDGSTEVVKHFSYNDFKTRL from the coding sequence ATGAAAATAAATGATTTAAAAACTCCTGTATATGTTATTGATGAAAGAAAATTAAGGGAAAATTGTGAAATACTAAATAGTGTTGAAGAAAGATCAGGGGCAAAAATCCTACTTGCGCAGAAAGCTTTTTCTGCTTACAGTACTTATCCGCTTATAGCAAAATATCTTTCGGGAACAACTGCTTCGGGCCTTTTTGAAGCAAAACTTGCATATGAAGAGTTTTATCCTGAAAAGGATAAAAATATCTGTAATTCTAAACCGGAAATACATGTGTTTGAACCTGCTTTTGACGATGATGAAATGGAAGAGATATGCAGGATATCCGATCATCTTATTTTTAATTCAATAAATCAGCTTGAACATCACAGAACTAAATGGGAAAAGGCTGTAAAAAGTGGCAATTTATCTGTTGGAATCAGAGTTAATCCGGAGTTTTCAACGCAGGAGGGACATGAAATCTATGATCCATGCGCACCGGGCTCAAGACTTGGCATAAGACTTTGTGATATGCCGGATACACTTCCGGCCGGTGTGGAGGGGTTTCATTTTCACACACTTTGCGAACAGGGATTTGAACCATTAAAGAATACATTTGAGGCTTTTGAAACTAAATTTGGAAAATATTTGAAGGACCCGATACATAAAATTAAATGGTTAAATCTTGGAGGCGGACATCATATAACCCGGAATGATTACGATAGAGACGGACTTATAGAGCTTATTAAATATATTATTACAAACTATGAGGTTCAGGTATATTTGGAGCCCGGTGAAGCAGTTGCATTGGACGCGGGATATCTTTTGACTACAGTTATGGATGTAATAAATACAGAAGCTTATCCTGTACTTGTTCTGGATACTTCCGCAGCATGTCATATGCCTGACGTTCTTGAAATGCCATACAGGCCTCCGCTTCAAAATAGTGGGGATGCAGAAGAAAAGAAGTATACATACAGATTATCTTCAAGAACCTGTTTAGCCGGAGATGTTATAGGCGACTATAGCTTCGATAAAGAAATATGCATAGGTGATAGACTGACTTTTGAAGATATGGCAATTTACAGTATGGTGAAAAATAATACCTTTAACGGTATGCCGCTTCCTGATATTGCCAAATTAAAAGAAGACGGAAGCACGGAGGTAGTTAAGCACTTTAGTTATAATGATTTTAAGACAAGATTATAA
- a CDS encoding ATP-dependent helicase: MRAINHDKGPACVIAGPGSGKTFVIIQRIINLIRKGVSPGSILTITFTKAAAIEMQQRFIKETDSMYPEVLFGTFHSIFYHILDNRNLTIIKEKDKYKLLSHILHGRDYDNEMIKLILSEISRLKNCGGNPEERDKSVPFYEDFPEIQNEYNVIMKEQGLIDFDDMIIYCKEYLLQRPDIRKKWQNRLQYIQIDEYQDINKTQFEVVKLLLNDEKNLFVVGDDDQSIYGFRGSDPKIMLGFKEEFQNSKEIILDTNYRCSKKILKASMQVIEENKIRFKKNIVSGKTGSEGMVEGLSYSDKKEQYVDIIERIRKNAAIANASISNCHVSKKVDIDYSDTAIIVRTNTEATVIARMLNESGIPCSYKEKILAFHEKNGVRDLIAYMSFVFGGQKRTDFLKIMNKPLRYISRNACFNETINEKDLVLYYAKEGKISMTTTVQRLFKAFRLLSKLSPKAAIHFIRGYMGYDRYVKEKYISNIKLYKEIIADMDEFEKICSAFDYYDELSEYLSNIEDELREMKKIKVADKKGIRVMTMHASKGLEFKKVYLPDLNEGIIPSRKSITKEELEEERRMLYVAMTRAKDELYISYVKGTKENPMRMSAFLRPIKGIFQDSNYCEMLIK, from the coding sequence ATGCGTGCGATAAATCATGATAAGGGACCTGCTTGTGTTATTGCGGGTCCCGGGAGCGGAAAAACATTTGTGATCATTCAGAGAATTATTAATCTTATCCGGAAGGGAGTAAGCCCCGGATCTATTCTCACGATCACTTTTACAAAAGCTGCAGCTATTGAAATGCAGCAAAGATTTATTAAAGAAACTGATTCTATGTATCCGGAGGTTCTCTTCGGAACATTCCATTCCATTTTTTATCACATATTGGATAATAGAAATTTAACTATTATCAAAGAAAAGGATAAGTATAAATTACTTAGCCATATTTTGCATGGTCGAGATTACGACAACGAAATGATAAAGCTCATTTTGTCAGAGATTTCCAGGCTTAAGAATTGTGGAGGCAATCCTGAAGAACGAGATAAGTCAGTTCCTTTTTATGAAGATTTCCCAGAAATTCAAAATGAATATAATGTAATTATGAAGGAACAGGGATTGATAGACTTTGATGACATGATTATTTATTGCAAAGAGTACCTCTTACAAAGACCGGATATAAGGAAAAAATGGCAAAATAGATTGCAGTATATACAAATTGATGAATACCAGGATATAAACAAAACACAGTTTGAAGTTGTAAAACTTCTTTTAAACGATGAAAAAAATCTTTTTGTAGTCGGTGATGATGATCAGTCAATATACGGATTCAGAGGATCGGATCCCAAAATAATGCTGGGATTTAAAGAGGAATTTCAAAATTCAAAAGAAATAATCCTTGATACAAATTATAGATGCTCAAAAAAGATATTAAAGGCTTCAATGCAAGTGATTGAAGAAAACAAAATAAGGTTTAAGAAAAATATTGTATCAGGAAAAACAGGCTCTGAAGGTATGGTCGAAGGACTAAGTTATTCTGATAAAAAGGAACAGTACGTTGACATAATAGAACGAATACGAAAAAATGCCGCTATAGCTAATGCTTCAATAAGTAATTGTCATGTTTCCAAAAAAGTGGATATAGACTATTCGGATACTGCGATAATAGTGAGAACTAATACAGAGGCGACTGTAATTGCAAGAATGCTGAATGAATCCGGTATACCTTGCTCATATAAAGAAAAAATATTGGCTTTCCATGAAAAAAACGGAGTAAGAGATCTTATAGCGTATATGTCTTTTGTCTTTGGAGGCCAAAAAAGAACGGATTTTTTGAAGATAATGAACAAACCTTTGAGATATATAAGTAGAAACGCCTGTTTCAATGAAACAATAAATGAAAAGGATCTTGTTCTTTATTATGCAAAAGAAGGGAAAATTTCTATGACTACAACTGTACAAAGGCTGTTTAAAGCATTTAGGCTTTTGAGTAAATTAAGCCCGAAAGCCGCTATTCATTTTATAAGAGGGTACATGGGGTACGACAGGTATGTAAAGGAAAAATACATATCCAATATAAAATTATATAAAGAAATAATTGCTGATATGGACGAATTTGAGAAAATATGCAGTGCTTTTGACTATTATGATGAGCTTAGTGAATACCTTTCCAATATAGAAGATGAACTGAGGGAAATGAAAAAAATAAAAGTTGCCGATAAGAAAGGCATAAGGGTAATGACAATGCATGCTTCAAAGGGGCTTGAGTTTAAAAAAGTTTATCTTCCGGATTTGAATGAAGGAATAATTCCATCTAGAAAAAGCATAACCAAGGAGGAACTTGAGGAAGAAAGAAGGATGCTTTATGTTGCAATGACAAGAGCAAAAGATGAATTATATATTTCATACGTAAAAGGTACCAAAGAAAATCCAATGAGGATGTCAGCTTTTTTAAGGCCGATAAAAGGAATTTTTCAAGATAGTAATTATTGCGAAATGTTGATAAAATAA
- the upp gene encoding uracil phosphoribosyltransferase → MENVTVLNHPLIEHKLSILRDKHTGTKLFRELVSEIGAYLIYEAMRDVKLEVTTVETPIKTIKMGRLNEDNYAFAPIMRAGMGMLDGVLKVIPNAKIAHVGMYRDETTYEPVNYFFKAPEDIGEREVIILDPMLATGGSACDAIDLFKKKGVKKMRFICLIAAPEGLEKVTSEHPDVPIICAHVDDMLNEKKYIVPGLGDAGDRIFGTK, encoded by the coding sequence ATGGAAAACGTTACAGTTTTAAATCATCCGCTTATTGAACATAAGCTTTCAATTCTTAGAGATAAACACACAGGAACCAAGCTTTTCAGAGAACTTGTAAGTGAGATAGGTGCATATCTTATATATGAGGCTATGAGAGATGTTAAGCTTGAAGTAACAACGGTTGAAACTCCAATTAAAACGATTAAAATGGGTCGCCTTAACGAGGATAATTATGCTTTTGCCCCTATTATGAGAGCAGGCATGGGAATGCTTGACGGTGTTCTTAAGGTAATCCCTAATGCAAAAATAGCACATGTAGGTATGTACCGTGATGAAACTACATATGAACCGGTTAACTATTTCTTTAAAGCACCGGAAGATATTGGAGAAAGAGAAGTTATAATTCTTGATCCCATGCTTGCAACAGGTGGTTCAGCATGTGATGCTATCGATCTTTTTAAGAAAAAAGGCGTTAAGAAAATGAGATTTATTTGCCTTATAGCTGCTCCGGAAGGACTTGAGAAAGTTACATCCGAGCACCCTGATGTTCCGATTATCTGTGCACATGTTGATGATATGCTTAATGAGAAAAAATATATAGTACCGGGTCTTGGAGATGCTGGTGATCGTATATTCGGAACAAAATAA